Proteins encoded by one window of Candidatus Babeliales bacterium:
- a CDS encoding DnaJ domain-containing protein produces the protein MNKNTKNNRSLPMLAFTLLCALFATLPVRTEIHEQDSFSQFQESDNARRKATTEAIEAQKREALQQETARINLEEARKREAIEQESQKQKALQQAVLDREAQKREALSRDRVHFGTKIDLSKSTTPTSDTGPTQVKATSSKRLGQKVLDWLTTWGDKANIKLILKNKSENPEDLSQDEELARRLKKLSTKEKQEVFNEYLNVQEKNLRKSIQEIRNNPSSSIDNPTADADKAIAARIKNFKKEIETITEELQRSLKPTDVIVTFTDAKKWNTHFDIIDMEKFNPQNDLTKQYQDHVKSDPVKISEDSFAQAIAKYYINDFGIELSADSKAKDIIASNFFHFDKSLIPAIESELDLQINNLKNTVPEKDFVTEQLKTAQQTLIPEEPEAASQVVSTVASATQKLEGLVSQVDKPLSPQSLGQLITKVDDQVQKSNTEIFAPRIQELKQQYNDSLTILGLDAAATPRAIKIAYNQAALAYHPDTTIFKGSDKFIQITQAYEFLTKDYPQEISAITKALKHQEKLLLTFDQKASIARPLSNDHEQNTDSDQEQKTDLEEKSITTEERITAEELRKLDMEKRFEKQSQESAKQAQENAKVHSEKLLMNFQINAKKIKEAILEPSLANIPDIIDTGWLSTRHATRLISGTTAQQEIQSEIINPYLEAINNLYNPEIIKEMNPDDQEALKLSYEKSMNAYKDAILTYFKDYEAKNSSDPKLKARIKEISKKLDLIEKPD, from the coding sequence GTGAATAAAAATACCAAAAATAACCGATCATTACCAATGCTAGCTTTCACACTGCTCTGTGCACTGTTTGCAACACTGCCGGTACGCACAGAAATACATGAACAGGATTCATTTAGTCAATTTCAAGAGTCAGATAATGCCAGAAGGAAAGCAACAACAGAAGCAATCGAAGCTCAAAAGCGAGAAGCTCTCCAGCAAGAAACAGCAAGAATAAATCTAGAAGAAGCTCGAAAACGAGAGGCAATCGAGCAAGAATCACAAAAACAAAAAGCTCTCCAGCAAGCAGTATTAGATCGAGAAGCCCAAAAACGAGAAGCTCTTTCACGTGACCGTGTGCACTTCGGCACAAAAATAGACTTGTCAAAAAGTACAACGCCAACTTCAGACACAGGTCCAACACAAGTAAAAGCAACATCATCAAAACGTTTGGGACAAAAAGTTTTAGATTGGCTTACCACATGGGGCGACAAAGCGAATATTAAACTTATACTAAAAAATAAATCTGAAAACCCTGAAGACTTATCACAAGATGAAGAACTCGCAAGACGTTTAAAAAAATTAAGCACAAAAGAAAAACAAGAAGTTTTTAACGAGTATTTAAACGTTCAAGAAAAAAATCTTCGTAAATCTATTCAAGAGATCAGAAACAATCCTTCCTCTTCAATTGACAACCCTACTGCCGATGCTGATAAAGCTATTGCTGCACGTATAAAAAACTTCAAAAAAGAAATTGAAACTATAACAGAAGAACTACAACGATCTTTAAAACCAACTGATGTTATCGTTACATTTACCGATGCTAAAAAATGGAATACGCATTTTGATATAATCGACATGGAAAAATTTAATCCTCAAAATGATTTAACAAAGCAATATCAGGATCATGTAAAATCTGACCCCGTCAAAATTTCAGAGGATTCTTTTGCGCAGGCTATTGCAAAATACTACATAAACGATTTTGGCATTGAGCTTTCAGCAGATTCTAAGGCAAAAGATATAATTGCATCCAATTTTTTTCATTTTGATAAAAGTCTTATACCTGCAATTGAAAGTGAACTAGACTTACAAATAAATAATTTAAAAAATACAGTACCTGAAAAAGATTTCGTAACTGAACAATTAAAAACAGCGCAACAAACATTAATCCCAGAAGAGCCTGAGGCAGCTAGTCAAGTAGTATCAACGGTTGCCAGCGCAACTCAAAAGCTTGAAGGCTTAGTTAGTCAGGTTGACAAGCCATTATCACCGCAAAGCTTAGGGCAGCTTATAACTAAGGTTGATGACCAAGTTCAAAAATCCAACACCGAAATCTTTGCTCCTCGCATTCAAGAATTAAAACAGCAATATAATGACTCACTGACTATTTTAGGCCTTGACGCAGCAGCAACTCCTCGAGCAATTAAGATTGCTTATAATCAAGCAGCACTTGCATACCATCCTGATACAACTATTTTTAAAGGAAGCGACAAATTTATTCAAATTACTCAAGCTTATGAATTTTTAACAAAAGATTATCCTCAAGAAATTTCAGCTATTACAAAAGCCTTAAAACATCAAGAAAAACTACTACTTACCTTTGATCAAAAGGCTTCTATTGCCCGACCACTTTCAAATGATCACGAACAAAATACTGATAGTGATCAAGAACAAAAAACTGATTTAGAAGAAAAATCTATTACAACAGAAGAACGTATTACAGCAGAAGAACTTAGAAAGCTTGATATGGAAAAACGATTTGAGAAGCAATCACAAGAAAGTGCTAAACAAGCTCAAGAAAATGCTAAAGTACACTCAGAAAAATTATTAATGAATTTCCAAATTAATGCCAAAAAAATTAAAGAAGCTATTCTTGAGCCAAGCCTTGCAAATATACCCGACATCATAGATACAGGTTGGTTATCAACAAGGCATGCAACACGTTTAATCTCTGGAACAACGGCGCAACAAGAGATTCAATCTGAAATCATTAATCCATACCTCGAAGCAATCAATAATTTATACAATCCAGAAATTATTAAAGAAATGAATCCTGACGATCAAGAGGCTCTTAAATTAAGCTATGAAAAATCTATGAACGCTTATAAAGACGCAATACTTACATACTTTAAAGATTATGAGGCTAAAAATAGTTCTGATCCAAAGCTTAAAGCACGTATCAAGGAAATATCAAAAAAATTAGACCTCATCGAAAAACCAGATTAA